One part of the Flavobacterium johnsoniae UW101 genome encodes these proteins:
- a CDS encoding alpha/beta hydrolase has product MSLSLEYKIREPKVILDKNPLLLLLHGYGSNEADLFSFASELPDNYYIISARAPYDLQYGAYAWYAINFDADQNKFSDNEQARTSRDVIAGFIDELVANYPIDANNVTLIGFSQGSILSYAAALSYPEKIQRVVAMSGYFNDEIIKEGFENNDFKNLKFFASHGTVDQVIPIEWARKTPAILEKLNIPVMYKEYPVGHGVAPQNFFDFKNWLTL; this is encoded by the coding sequence ATGAGTCTATCTTTAGAATACAAAATAAGAGAACCAAAAGTAATTTTAGATAAAAATCCGTTGTTGCTTTTATTACACGGATACGGAAGCAATGAGGCTGATTTATTCTCATTTGCATCTGAACTTCCTGATAATTACTATATAATTTCGGCAAGAGCACCTTATGATTTACAATATGGAGCTTATGCCTGGTACGCGATTAATTTTGATGCAGATCAGAATAAATTTTCAGACAATGAACAAGCCAGAACTTCAAGAGATGTAATTGCAGGTTTTATTGATGAATTAGTGGCAAATTACCCTATTGATGCCAATAATGTGACTTTGATTGGTTTCAGCCAGGGATCAATTTTAAGCTATGCGGCAGCACTTTCTTATCCTGAAAAAATTCAGAGAGTTGTAGCAATGAGCGGTTATTTTAATGATGAAATTATAAAAGAAGGTTTTGAAAATAATGATTTCAAAAACCTAAAATTTTTCGCTTCACACGGAACTGTAGATCAGGTTATTCCAATTGAATGGGCTAGAAAAACCCCGGCAATTCTAGAAAAATTAAATATTCCGGTTATGTATAAAGAATATCCTGTTGGTCACGGCGTTGCACCGCAGAATTTCTTTGATTTTAAAAATTGGTTAACACTATAG
- a CDS encoding vWA domain-containing protein, with the protein MHFKHPEILYFLFLLIVPILVHLFQLRRFKTSYFTNVLFLKELAIQTRKSSKIKKRLLLATRILLLTCAIIAFAQPFFEAKDSKNASNEMYIILDNSFSMQAKGKKGELLKRAVQELLENTPETAQFSLLTNTENYWNTDIKSVKSSLQNLKYSAAPFELSSIMAKVKAHKSAYNKDIVIISDAVGLTDIKNIDTGKKPYFIIPEAEQKNNVSIDSVYINQTLENFYEIGVDLSGYGEDFKPISTALYNQNKLIAKTIINFDTKKKKISFTIPKEAFHGYVSIEDNGLTYDNKLFFSISKNKKTNVISIGEPEKSNFLSRIYTSAEFNYNNYSISSLDYNSLEKQNTIILNELAEIPQALQTTLKAFVSKGGNLVVIPSEKTSVSNLNSFLGNFGKVQFNNLKTESKLITKINFDHPLFSGVFENKITNFQYPKTNSSFDISSPYPAVLSYEDQSAFVTAVQNPTAGITVFSAPINASNSNFQQSPLIVPLFYKIAQHNQKTGINALTIGSNQPYFVDVLLTKDAILEVKGTEDSFIPIQQILNNKVKLTFNDFPETAGNYSIFDKKEWVENLSFNYKRTESDLSKVNTNVVSDFKTADTISTIFNTLQTERTDSQIWKWFVIFALLFLALEMAIIKFVK; encoded by the coding sequence ATGCACTTTAAACACCCCGAAATTCTATACTTTCTGTTTTTATTGATTGTTCCAATTTTGGTTCATTTATTTCAATTACGACGTTTTAAAACTTCTTATTTTACCAATGTTCTTTTCTTAAAAGAACTTGCAATACAAACCCGTAAAAGTTCTAAAATCAAAAAACGTTTATTGCTTGCCACTCGTATTTTACTGCTTACCTGTGCCATAATCGCTTTTGCGCAGCCATTTTTTGAGGCGAAAGACAGCAAAAATGCATCAAACGAAATGTACATTATTTTAGACAATTCGTTTAGTATGCAGGCAAAAGGCAAAAAAGGAGAATTATTAAAACGTGCCGTTCAGGAATTACTCGAAAACACGCCCGAAACTGCTCAGTTTTCATTACTTACAAATACCGAAAACTACTGGAATACAGATATTAAATCAGTAAAAAGTTCTTTACAGAATTTAAAATACAGTGCCGCGCCATTTGAACTTTCGTCGATTATGGCAAAAGTAAAAGCGCACAAATCTGCATATAATAAAGATATTGTAATTATTTCGGATGCAGTTGGCTTAACTGATATTAAAAATATTGATACTGGAAAAAAACCTTATTTTATAATTCCCGAAGCAGAGCAAAAAAACAATGTATCTATTGACAGCGTTTACATTAATCAGACTTTAGAGAATTTCTACGAAATTGGTGTTGATTTATCAGGCTACGGAGAAGATTTCAAACCCATTTCTACAGCATTATACAATCAAAACAAACTGATTGCCAAAACAATCATCAATTTTGATACAAAGAAAAAGAAAATCAGCTTCACGATTCCAAAAGAAGCTTTTCATGGTTATGTTTCAATAGAAGACAATGGTTTGACTTACGATAATAAATTGTTTTTCAGCATTTCTAAAAACAAAAAAACAAACGTAATCAGCATTGGCGAACCCGAAAAAAGTAATTTCTTATCAAGAATTTATACTTCTGCCGAATTCAATTACAACAATTACTCTATCAGTTCTCTGGATTACAATAGTTTAGAGAAACAAAATACGATAATCTTAAACGAATTAGCTGAAATTCCGCAGGCTTTGCAGACCACTTTAAAAGCATTTGTTTCAAAAGGCGGTAATTTAGTTGTAATTCCTTCTGAAAAAACTTCAGTTTCAAATCTAAATTCGTTTTTAGGAAATTTTGGAAAAGTTCAGTTTAACAATCTAAAAACAGAAAGTAAACTCATTACCAAAATTAATTTTGATCATCCGTTATTTTCTGGTGTTTTCGAAAATAAAATCACAAATTTTCAATATCCAAAAACAAATAGTTCATTTGATATTTCAAGCCCATATCCGGCTGTTTTATCTTATGAAGATCAAAGTGCATTTGTAACGGCAGTTCAAAATCCTACAGCTGGAATTACAGTTTTTTCGGCTCCTATAAATGCCTCTAATTCAAATTTTCAGCAATCACCTCTAATTGTACCGTTGTTTTACAAAATAGCGCAGCACAATCAAAAAACTGGTATAAATGCCTTAACAATTGGCAGCAACCAGCCTTATTTCGTTGATGTTTTATTGACAAAAGATGCTATTTTGGAAGTAAAAGGAACTGAAGATTCGTTTATTCCGATTCAGCAGATTTTGAATAATAAAGTCAAATTAACATTTAATGATTTTCCTGAAACAGCTGGAAATTACAGCATTTTTGATAAAAAAGAATGGGTTGAAAATTTGAGTTTTAATTATAAAAGAACCGAAAGTGATTTGAGTAAGGTAAACACAAATGTAGTTTCTGATTTTAAAACTGCGGATACGATTTCGACCATTTTTAACACCTTACAAACTGAGCGTACCGACAGTCAAATTTGGAAATGGTTTGTTATCTTTGCACTGTTATTTTTAGCATTAGAAATGGCAATTATAAAATTTGTAAAATAA
- a CDS encoding DEAD/DEAH box helicase, with protein MSTFEKFNLPKSLQKAVDELGFVTPTPIQEKSFSVIMSGRDMMGIAQTGTGKTFAYLLPLLKLYKFTHTNTPKIVVLVPTRELVVQVVEEVEKLTKYMSVKTLGIYGGVNINTQKKAVYEGVDILVGTPGRTMDLALDAVVRFDETQKLVIDEFDEMLNLGFRPQLTSLFAMMKTKRQNILFSATMTDEVDDILNDYFDFPEEVTLAPSGTPLEKITQFTYNVPNFNTKVNLLKHLLETDESMNRILVFVNNKKISDMLFNRIDELFEGQFGVIHSNKSQNYRLSTMAEFQEGNLRGLITTDVMARGLDISNITHVINFELPEEPELYMHRIGRTGRADATGTAISFVTPREEEFKIETELLMDQELKISDFPEEVEISEKLIEAEKDKLPRKFLLKKPKLEGDGAFHEKSKKNQKINLGGPSKTKKKTHGSVNRNMLKTRNEKKKKNNK; from the coding sequence ATGAGCACTTTCGAAAAATTCAATCTCCCAAAATCATTACAAAAAGCAGTTGACGAATTAGGGTTTGTTACGCCTACTCCTATTCAGGAAAAATCTTTTTCTGTAATCATGTCTGGACGCGATATGATGGGAATTGCACAAACCGGAACCGGTAAAACTTTTGCTTATTTACTGCCTCTTTTAAAACTATATAAGTTTACCCATACCAATACGCCAAAAATCGTAGTGCTTGTACCAACCCGCGAATTAGTAGTTCAGGTGGTTGAAGAAGTAGAAAAGCTGACCAAATACATGTCAGTTAAAACTTTAGGTATTTATGGCGGCGTAAACATCAATACACAAAAAAAAGCCGTTTACGAAGGTGTCGACATTTTGGTTGGAACACCAGGACGTACAATGGATTTAGCGCTTGATGCTGTCGTTCGTTTTGACGAAACTCAAAAATTAGTTATAGACGAGTTTGACGAAATGTTGAATTTAGGTTTCAGACCACAGCTGACTTCACTTTTTGCGATGATGAAAACCAAACGTCAAAACATTCTGTTCTCGGCAACGATGACAGATGAAGTTGATGATATCTTAAATGATTATTTTGATTTCCCGGAAGAAGTAACATTAGCACCATCTGGAACACCGCTTGAAAAAATTACACAGTTTACTTATAATGTTCCAAACTTCAATACAAAAGTAAATTTGCTGAAACATTTATTAGAAACCGACGAAAGCATGAATCGTATTTTGGTTTTCGTAAACAACAAAAAGATTTCGGATATGCTTTTCAATCGTATTGATGAGCTTTTTGAAGGTCAGTTTGGTGTTATCCACTCTAATAAATCTCAAAATTACCGTTTGAGCACAATGGCTGAATTTCAGGAAGGAAACCTTCGCGGTTTAATTACAACCGACGTTATGGCGAGAGGTTTGGATATTTCGAATATCACTCACGTAATTAACTTCGAACTTCCGGAAGAACCAGAATTGTATATGCACAGAATTGGTCGTACAGGTCGTGCAGATGCAACTGGAACAGCTATTAGTTTTGTTACACCAAGAGAAGAAGAATTCAAAATTGAAACTGAACTTTTAATGGATCAGGAACTTAAAATTTCTGATTTTCCTGAAGAAGTAGAAATTTCTGAAAAATTGATTGAAGCTGAAAAAGATAAACTGCCAAGAAAGTTTTTATTGAAAAAACCAAAACTTGAAGGTGACGGTGCTTTTCACGAAAAATCTAAGAAGAATCAAAAAATTAATCTGGGCGGTCCTTCAAAAACCAAAAAGAAAACACACGGATCAGTTAATAGAAATATGCTGAAAACGAGAAATGAGAAGAAGAAAAAAAATAATAAGTAA
- a CDS encoding dihydroorotase → MKIIIKSAKIIDSKSPFHNQTVDLLIADGLIEKIGVSLPDDGAEIVRFDDLYVSQGWFDSSVSLGEPGYEDRETIANGLNVAAKSGFTAIGLQPNSLPVIDNQSQVSFVKNKANGFATEIFPIGALTKASEGKDMAELFDMKNAGAIAFGDYNKSIDNANILKIALQYVQDFDGLVIAYSQDPNIKGNGVANEGIVSTRLGLKGIPNLAEELQISRNLFLLEYTGGKLHIPTISTAKSVELIREAKAKGLNVTASASVHHLVLTDEKLDGFDTRFKVTPPLRTEVDRQALLNGIADGTIDMITSDHNPIDIEFKKMEFDTAKNGTIGLESAFGALLTVLPVETIVAKLTAARTVFGLENHTIQEGAKANITLFTTEGKSTFTKENILSKSKNSAFLGTELKGSVYGILNQNQLVTK, encoded by the coding sequence ATGAAAATAATCATCAAAAGCGCCAAAATTATCGACTCAAAAAGTCCGTTTCACAACCAGACCGTTGATCTTTTAATTGCAGATGGTTTAATAGAAAAAATAGGAGTTTCTCTTCCCGATGATGGTGCCGAAATAGTTCGATTTGATGATCTGTATGTTTCTCAGGGATGGTTTGACAGCAGTGTTTCTCTTGGAGAACCTGGTTACGAAGACAGAGAAACCATTGCAAACGGACTTAACGTTGCTGCAAAAAGCGGTTTTACAGCAATTGGTTTACAGCCAAACTCCTTACCTGTTATCGACAACCAGTCGCAGGTAAGTTTTGTAAAAAACAAAGCAAATGGTTTTGCGACAGAAATTTTCCCAATTGGAGCTTTAACCAAAGCAAGTGAAGGAAAAGATATGGCAGAACTTTTTGATATGAAAAACGCCGGCGCAATCGCTTTTGGAGATTATAACAAAAGTATCGACAACGCTAATATCCTAAAGATCGCTTTGCAGTATGTACAAGATTTTGACGGATTGGTAATTGCATATTCGCAAGACCCGAATATTAAAGGAAACGGCGTTGCAAACGAAGGAATCGTTTCTACAAGATTAGGTTTAAAAGGAATTCCAAATCTAGCCGAAGAACTGCAAATTTCAAGAAACTTATTTTTATTGGAATATACAGGCGGAAAACTTCACATTCCAACTATTTCAACAGCAAAATCAGTAGAATTAATTAGAGAAGCTAAAGCTAAAGGCTTAAATGTAACAGCAAGCGCATCTGTACACCATTTGGTTTTAACCGATGAGAAACTAGACGGTTTTGATACTCGTTTTAAAGTTACGCCGCCATTAAGAACTGAGGTTGACAGACAGGCTTTACTAAACGGAATCGCCGATGGAACTATTGACATGATTACTTCTGACCACAACCCAATTGATATTGAATTCAAAAAAATGGAATTTGATACGGCCAAAAACGGAACAATTGGCTTAGAAAGTGCTTTTGGAGCATTATTAACCGTTTTACCAGTTGAAACTATAGTTGCAAAACTAACTGCAGCAAGAACGGTTTTTGGTCTTGAAAATCATACTATTCAGGAAGGAGCAAAAGCAAATATCACTTTATTTACAACCGAAGGTAAGTCAACTTTTACGAAAGAAAACATTCTTTCAAAATCTAAAAATTCTGCTTTTTTAGGAACTGAACTTAAAGGTTCTGTGTACGGAATTTTAAATCAAAATCAACTTGTTACAAAATAA
- a CDS encoding tetratricopeptide repeat protein, producing MYTKDNKLLKIAKELLQKVLDDYPDNNLEKSSVYKTFGDIFLLEKNLEKAIEYYRKAIDFEKVYPNVKTNSDIIYSELIIKNKLTNEYLNVEKILEEKISGLLFPIDKYKVFSMLAILNYYNSNIQTAKGYALLANENAQAETSGLRYHKHLGIVSERDDFFDRIINKL from the coding sequence TTGTACACTAAAGACAATAAACTTTTAAAAATTGCAAAAGAATTACTTCAAAAAGTTCTTGATGACTATCCTGACAATAATTTGGAGAAAAGTTCTGTTTATAAAACTTTTGGAGATATTTTTTTACTTGAAAAAAATTTAGAAAAAGCAATCGAATATTATAGAAAAGCAATTGATTTTGAAAAGGTTTACCCAAACGTAAAAACAAATTCCGATATAATTTATTCTGAGTTAATTATCAAAAATAAATTAACTAATGAATATTTAAATGTAGAAAAGATATTAGAAGAGAAAATATCTGGTTTATTATTTCCTATTGATAAGTATAAAGTTTTTTCGATGCTGGCAATTCTAAATTATTATAATTCCAACATTCAAACTGCAAAAGGATATGCTCTGTTAGCAAATGAAAATGCACAGGCTGAAACTTCTGGATTGCGTTATCATAAACACTTAGGAATCGTTTCTGAAAGAGATGACTTTTTTGATCGAATAATAAATAAATTATAG
- a CDS encoding lactonase family protein — MKKIYLVLFSALAFTTAKAQNKFNLLVGTYTNTCQSNGIYVYEFDASSGDFKLKKSSENVVSPSYLSVSADNKFIYAVNENGSHSTVSAFSYDSASGKISLLNKNDALGADPCHLINDDKNVIAANYSGGSIVVYKKNADGSISEVQQLIQHEGKGPNAARQEKAHVHMVTFSPDKKFVLVNDLGLDKIFIYKYNPASKNEILTLKSSVDVKPGSGPRHLTFSKDGKFVYLVQELDGTLTSFSYDKTGSLKQIAETSILPKDFKGGTGAAAIKISPDGNFLYVSDRVDANSITVYKILKNGSIEQVEQQSTLGKGPRDFAIDPTGNYLLVGHQYTNDIVIFKRDIATGKLTDTGKRIQLCSPVGLVFTKI; from the coding sequence ATGAAAAAAATATATCTTGTATTATTTTCTGCTTTAGCTTTCACAACGGCAAAAGCGCAGAATAAATTTAACCTATTGGTTGGAACCTATACCAACACATGCCAGAGTAACGGAATTTACGTTTACGAATTTGATGCTTCATCTGGTGATTTTAAATTGAAGAAATCTTCAGAGAATGTGGTAAGTCCAAGTTATTTATCAGTATCAGCAGATAATAAATTTATTTATGCTGTAAACGAAAACGGAAGCCATAGTACTGTAAGTGCCTTTAGTTATGATTCTGCTTCGGGAAAAATTAGTTTATTAAATAAAAATGATGCTTTAGGAGCAGATCCGTGTCATTTAATTAATGACGATAAAAATGTAATTGCAGCCAATTATTCGGGCGGAAGTATTGTTGTTTATAAAAAGAATGCAGACGGAAGTATTTCAGAGGTACAGCAGCTGATTCAGCATGAAGGAAAAGGTCCAAATGCTGCGCGTCAGGAAAAAGCACACGTACACATGGTTACTTTTTCTCCGGATAAAAAGTTTGTTTTGGTAAATGATTTAGGATTGGATAAAATTTTTATTTATAAATATAATCCAGCTTCTAAAAATGAAATTCTGACTTTAAAAAGCAGTGTTGATGTAAAACCTGGAAGCGGTCCAAGACATTTGACTTTTAGTAAAGACGGGAAATTTGTTTATCTGGTTCAGGAATTAGATGGAACACTTACTTCTTTTAGTTATGATAAAACCGGAAGTTTAAAACAAATTGCAGAAACAAGTATTCTTCCAAAAGATTTTAAAGGAGGAACGGGAGCAGCAGCGATAAAAATTTCTCCTGACGGAAACTTTTTATATGTTTCTGATCGTGTAGATGCAAATTCGATTACAGTTTATAAAATTCTTAAAAACGGAAGTATTGAACAGGTAGAACAGCAGAGTACTTTAGGAAAAGGCCCAAGAGATTTTGCTATTGATCCAACTGGAAATTATCTTTTAGTGGGACATCAATACACAAATGATATTGTAATTTTTAAAAGAGATATTGCAACAGGAAAACTTACAGACACAGGAAAAAGAATTCAATTGTGTTCGCCTGTTGGATTGGTTTTTACGAAAATATAG
- a CDS encoding membrane protein, whose product MNNTIEEGKSIAITSYILIIGVLIAMSMNSENKNSFASFHIRQALGLSLTFISFGAIISNFDSFYITFPMWICISILWTYGIFSAIQGQMRPIPLVGNVFQKWFKSIG is encoded by the coding sequence ATGAACAATACAATCGAAGAGGGAAAATCAATCGCAATTACCAGTTATATTTTAATTATTGGTGTTTTGATTGCAATGTCTATGAATTCTGAAAATAAAAACAGTTTTGCGTCTTTTCACATTCGCCAGGCTTTAGGTTTATCACTAACTTTTATTTCTTTTGGAGCGATCATCAGCAATTTTGACAGCTTTTATATCACTTTCCCAATGTGGATCTGTATTTCGATTCTTTGGACATATGGGATTTTCAGCGCTATTCAAGGCCAGATGAGACCAATTCCTTTAGTTGGAAATGTATTTCAAAAATGGTTTAAATCTATTGGGTAA